The sequence below is a genomic window from Lolium perenne isolate Kyuss_39 chromosome 4, Kyuss_2.0, whole genome shotgun sequence.
GGAGCCGCCAGCCAGGGACTGGTCGCTCCTGCCCCTCGACATGCTTGCCTCGGTCTTTGTCAGGCTCAGCGCAGTAGACGTCCTCAGGGGCGCCGGCCTCGCGTGTGCCGCTCCTGGCTCCAAGCCGCCAAGGTGCCAGACGTGTGGCGTGTCGTGGACATGGGGTACCACGGAATCATGTTCAAGTACGACGAGAAGGAACATGCTGACTTGCGTGCGATGGCGAAAGCAGCCGTCGACCGTTCCGATGGACAGCTTCGGGAGTTTGCCGGGAGGTCGTTTGTCACCGACGAGCTCATGCAGTATATGGTGGAAAGGTGTGTTTTCTTTTATCAATTGCTTAATTGTACAATAGTGTAAACCTTTGAAGGGGTATTATGATATTGTTTAATCTTAGCCATCCTATTCCTAGTACCGAACATGTATTGTTTAATCTCAGGAGTTCTTGTGTTTAGTTTTTGTGGTCTATGGAAACACAAACCTTCTGTTGATCATGTATGCTAGTGACAACCTTTTGTTGATCATGTATGCTACACAAAACGTTTCAGTTTTGTTTAATCTCAGGCGTTATTGCTTGAAATGGTTTCGAAATCATGTATGCTAGTGCTAACTTTTTTAACATGGTGCTAGTGCTAACTAAATACTATATAGGTCGGCCCCATATGTCGGTGACTCAATGTCACCTGCCTTTGGCCTCCCAAAGTTAGTTAACTTGTGTCATTGTTTTCACGATAACTCCACTCAAAAGATTGTCCTACTTTTTTGTAGGTCACCCTCGCTGACTACCCTTCGGCTTGTATACTGCTGGAAGATACACAATTGGAAGGTCTTCAATGCACAACTTGACGGTGTTATAACAAAGTCACCTCTGAGCAAGCTCCGGTCCCTTGAACTTGACAACATTGACCTCCTCGTGGAAGAACTAATCGCCATCCTTGAGAATCGTCCGGTCCTAGAGGTTCTTACGGTGCGTGATTGCTTAGGGATGGACGAGGAAGACGAGCCGGTCCTGCGAGCTAAGTGTGCCCGTATCAAGACCCTGACATATGACTGTGTTGGTGAGTGCATTGGTGAAGACTGGTACGACTATGGGTCTTGGAGCTATGCATGAAGTCGACTTACCATGATTATTTCTGAAGACAAGGGAGATTAAGCATCGCTAGAATAGGTAGGTTATTTTGTAATCATTATGATCGGTACCTTGTATGACGCTGCACTCTCTATCTTCTTTATTTATGATGGAACTTTGCGGATGTATTGAGTAATGTTCTCCATAAAAAGACCTTCCCAAATGTATATGTGGTTTTTTAATTGTTTGAGTTATGGCTTTGCACTTTTCCCCCGTTGTATCTTGGCAATACTACTCCATAGTTCATTGTACCTTAACTAGGGTTTATTTGTGAATTATATCTTGGTGTTGCAACATACTAATATGGGAGAGAGGGAGTAAGAAGGTGGTATCTAATATGCATTGCGAGTGAAAAAACAAATATAGCTGGCTTTGTGTTTGGTGACTTTTGTTGTTGTAAAGAACGCTTTTGACGCAAGCCCTTGATATTGATACAAACCGTATCACTTTTACATAGCTAGCACACCGCTTGGGTGCCTACCAATGTCTCATGCTTCCACACATGTCGGATAGTCATATGATAACTTAAAAAGTCTTAGTAATTTAACATCGCTTCAAAACCATTTATTATAATATCTGCAAATAAAACAGACATCCAATTGAAGATTCTATAAAAATCCTAGCGTGACCAGGTATGCTCCAGATAACTTGCATATGCTTTCAAACCTCTTGGTTCAGTTCAGCTCTTTCGCTAATCCTACATTTTTCAAATCCAGTAGGATTGAACAGGATGTTTGTTGAAAGAGAAGGAAGTTCTATTTTTTGCTGAAGGTGCAGACTGCACAGCGTAATGTTACTCAAGTTCCTAGAGGTCTGATACTAGTTCCCTAGGTTGGCACGCGATTTGGCCCAGAACGTGAGAGGTCGCATGACCGTTCAGTCTATTGCTGGTTCCCAGGACGTTGCCCCGACTCGCGAGCAGGCCTTCCGTCTTCAAAGTCCCACGGTTCAAGGCCCTGCTTCGTCTTTATAAATTGGTTTCCACTTGATGCAAGGCATACACATATGTACTCCAGGTCGAGCTTCAGCCAATCCTTCTTGGCCGCCAATAGCGGAACGCTCTACCGGAGAAGGTATGTGCGCACCATCGAGCCGCACTCTTAACTGTTTTACTTCACTTTTCTTCACCTGGTTGTGATTTCTGAATTCAGCAGACGCTCTGAATCGCAGGAGATCTGTCGATGGACGCTGCAACACCGCCGGTGCAGGAGGAGCCGCCGGCGAGGGACTGGTCGCTTCTGCCCCTCGACGTGCTCTGTTCGGTCTTTGTCATGCTCGGCGCCGTCGACGTCCTCACGGTCATGGGCGCTGGCTTCGTCTGCCGTTCGTGGCTCGAGGCGGCGAAGCTTCCTGACGTGTGGCGTGTCGTGGACATGGAGAACCACGATGCCCTGCTCGGCAAGGATGAATCCGTCCTGTGCATGATGGCGAAGGCGGCCGTCGACCGCTCCGATGGACAGCTTCGAGTGTTCGCCGGGATGCGGTTTGTCAGCCATGAGCTCGTAAAGTACATCGTGGAAAGGTCCCCGTCCCTTACTACCCTTCGCCTTGTATCCTGCTCcgatgtgttcagcaaaccgcttACCAGGGCGATGAGAGAGTCGCCTCTGATGGAGCTCCGTTCCCTTGAACTTGACAACGCTTACATCACCGTGGAAGAGCTGACTGACTTCCTTGATAACTGCCCTGTACTGGAGGTTCTTCGCGTGTGGAACTGCTTCGTGGCCAACGACGAGGAGGAACATGCCCTGCGATCGAAATTCGCCCGGATCAAGACCATGACGCTCGAGTGTGACGAGGAATTCCGCTTCCGCTACGGTTCCGATTTCGAGTGGGATGATTATGACTTCGAGCACCACGTTCCTGATTTTGAAGATGAGAGGACTGATCCTGGTTCACTGTGATCGATCGCCACCCTCTCCGTCCTCCATTAGATGGAACATGCGCATTTTGAGTTGTAAGTTTGATAATTGTTTGATAAAAAAACTTCGTTATGCGCTGTAGAAATCACACCGTTGCATTCagatttgaattttctttttggaGCAACCGGCACGAGCTTTACCTATTCATTAAAAAGAGGGAAATTTGGCCAATCTATAAGGAAAATTGGCCGAAAACTGATACAGATATGACACCGTGTTTGGTTTATAAGGGAAATCAGACAAGAAAAACCAACACTGGCAAAAACCATACAACCAAAGAACCACACACCGGTCCCGAGGCTGCGCACGACACGAGCCGCCGACGCTCCCATCCAAGCAAGAAGGGGCAACactcaaaatagaaaaaaaaaaccgTGAAGCGGTCGCTCTGGCATCCACACCAGTCCTGAAACCGCGCACACTGACGAGAACTAGAACAACCCAAGCAGAACATGCTGGCCCCGAGGCCGCGCACCACAAGGTGGTCACTATCCTGAAAACTATCAACATGCTCAATGAAATTATAGTAGCCAGCTCATGTGCATTCTTATTGCCTTCCCTATTACGATGTTTGTGATGGTGATTCAAAAAGGCTTTCAATAACATATATTTGCCTGCCATTTTTCTGATATACTTTTGGTCAAATTGGCAGTAAAAATTTGCTCCGATAAAACTATTGACTTCGTATAATATTGGATTTCCTAATGATCGGCACATTACATTGGCGTGTGACCCTTATCTTCTTTTTTGAGGGGAATCCATTTAACGAGGTTATTTGATTCTCTAACAAACTTCCATCATTTATCAGTTTTGAAAAAATAAAGCCAAGGTGGTCACTATCCCTAAAACTATCAACATGGTCAATGAAATTATAGTAGCTAGCCCATGTGCATTCTTATTGCCTTCCCTATTACGATGTTTGTGACAGTGCTTTGAAAATGTATTGAGACATTTTCTCAAAACATAAAAAGTTCCCCAATGTAGCTCTTAGTTAATTATTTGTATTgtgtctaactttctttttcacccCAAAGCAGTCAATCTTAAGTATGACCCTGTTAGTGAGTTGTACTACCTAACGTTAGGAGCATCTTGGCATTACCCGGTGGCGGGACATATGAAAAAATCGGAGGGTGGGCACACCCACAACTCAAAAAATTGCTCTCCCCCAATTGTGATTAAAGTTGGCCAAATGAATGATATAAAAGATTAACTGATTGAACATTAAAGTTCAATATACAAATTATTCAATACATGAAAATAATCTTAGAGGGTGGAATATATCATAAATAGAAAATTACATCACTATGTTTTATTAACTCCAAGCTCCGGCATTCCCATAAATGTTTCAACTATGTCAGCTTCACTACGCTACTAGGGAAAACCCTTATCCCGGTGCACCATTTTTCGCTATCGCCAGCGCACCAGCGTACGCTGGTGGGAACAAGCCGGTGGTAACATGAGTTATCATCCGCGCACCTAACTCTCGCACCTAACTCTTACCTTTTGCGTAGAtacattttgatataaaaaagtttttcaccgGAGGTCGTATACAACCAGAAATCCTGTTTTACCAaaacatgacgccattttgcataatatatcgaaattcatgtttttaaatttttattaaaactatatgacataactcatgggcatctcgaaggattttattttttggaactttaatcattttcttttatttttttgaaaactgaaaaggcgatccGGGGGGGAGGAGGGGGGAGGGGGGAGGGGGTGGAGGAAAAATCTTAGCTCCTCTTACCGCCCGCGCACCACCAtattggtgcgccggtggtaatcGGTGGCAAGAGGAGCTGCCATTTTTGCCTAGCCCGAAACACGTCGACCATCGGCGCACCAAATTTTTGGTACGCCGGTGGAATTTCGGCATCACCGGCGCCCCTATATAGTGTTGAACCGGCGGTAAATAGCGCCGTCGTACCTAAAGTTTAGCGTGTCGGTGGTAACCCGTGCGgctataggccttttccttgtagtgctAACTTGAAATAGGAATCCTTGGGGGGAAGTGATCATCATGTGACCCTCGATATGTCGAATGGGGTGATGGTGGGTGTGGTGTTGCATCTTCAGTTTCTGTCTCACTCTCAGTATCGAACTGGACCGGTGGTGCGAAATCAAGGCATGTCAACAAAATACCATCGTCTTCAGTGATGAAGAAGATACATTCTTCTTTGCTCTATGTGTCCCAAAAAACGGTTTCAATCGCACATTTTCGCTTCTTAATAAATTCCAGAATTACAACTTAAACATATAAAAATTTATAAAAGGTATTTATTGACATTTAAAAAAAATCTCCAATTGTAGACACCGTCCAAATTCCAAAACTAGAATTGTAGAATACAAAAAATTAGAAGCAATTTTTTGTTTAGTAGTGGCCTAGTCGATGCGCAAAGAGCATACCTTTTTGGCCTATTGTCCTGCTGTAGCTAGTGTTGATCCTGCTATGCGCCACCTTTGCTTGTAAGTGTAAGTGCCCAAGTGCATACCTGAGCTGCTCAGCGCCTCCCTTGGGAGTGGTGTGGGGTGGGACTATGTCACCGGTGGAGTGGTGGGAGAAACCTCAAAAAATTTCCAATACCGCAAAGGCTTACCTTGTTCTTCGATATCATATCCCACAAAGTAATAGCTCAATCGGTAGTGTTAGACCATTAAGGCGGTCTCCAAACCCTCACAAACTTTCCACGAGGCAAATCACAAGCCGAGAGCCTCTAGGCAACCATAGTCGCGTATGGTTTCCCACAAACACAAGAGAAACAAGCAAACTCGATGAACTCAATGGGGAAGATCGGGACCTCTTGTTGCTTTCTACCAAAGGGATTTGGAATTGATTTGGTAGAAAGGGAGATCCGCAAGCTACTTTGTTTCAACAATGAAGTGAAGTCGAGAGAGCTTCAAGGTAATGAGtatgaatggttgacctaacCTCCTCAAGGACAAAGAAATGATTTTTATAGCTTAAGGAAGAAACTAGCGGTTGGGAGGGGGATTTCATGTGTGCAATTCGGTAGCAAGTCAGGGGAACCGACTGCGTTTGTGCCTGAGTTAGTTAATAGGTTCCGCATTGATTGGATTTGTGGCCAACCAAACAGGTCGGTATACCAAAGTTGGTACCAGACCCAACGGTCTAAAACGGTCATGACCGAATATGGTACGTACCTCGACCGAACAAGTCGGTATGAGAATCAGTGGCACCAATCTTGGACCGATTTCGCAGACACTCTTCAAAAAGTTTTTTCTCCAAAGtgataaactttcttttctttgtctGATGCTGATATATCGTAGTAGGATGTGTATTCGGCTTTGGTAAACATCCCCATCAAGCTCGTCGAGACCTCTCCTCTTTGTAGCGTGGTTATTCCTATTTCACTCAAAGCGTAAATAAGAGAGGAATAAAAGGAAAAGGCTGGCACATCTATTCTTTAGCAAATGGGGGGTCTCCAATCATCTTCCATCATCACATATGGACTAAAGCCTATATATGACACTTGTAGGTAATATTAGTCCACAACTAGCTACAGTGTCATCATCAATAAGAAAGTAATGGTTAAAGGTATAATACTGTCCAACTATAAACTAGAATTTTTCACAATCCTTGAGAGTGGGATATCTAACTTCTAGTCCCTTCTTAAGATTTCTCTGGGTCTTGACAATGATTGGTATTGCCTACCTCCACAAGGGAGGTACGGAACTAGAGGCGGACCGGA
It includes:
- the LOC127319663 gene encoding putative F-box/LRR-repeat protein 23, with the protein product MDAATPPVQEEPPARDWSLLPLDVLCSVFVMLGAVDVLTVMGAGFVCRSWLEAAKLPDVWRVVDMENHDALLGKDESVLCMMAKAAVDRSDGQLRVFAGMRFVSHELVKYIVERSPSLTTLRLVSCSDVFSKPLTRAMRESPLMELRSLELDNAYITVEELTDFLDNCPVLEVLRVWNCFVANDEEEHALRSKFARIKTMTLECDEEFRFRYGSDFEWDDYDFEHHVPDFEDERTDPGSL
- the LOC127319662 gene encoding uncharacterized protein, with translation MGYHGIMFKYDEKEHADLRAMAKAAVDRSDGQLREFAGRSFVTDELMQYMVERSPSLTTLRLVYCWKIHNWKVFNAQLDGVITKSPLSKLRSLELDNIDLLVEELIAILENRPVLEVLTVRDCLGMDEEDEPVLRAKCARIKTLTYDCVGECIGEDWYDYGSWSYA